A region of Lycium barbarum isolate Lr01 chromosome 1, ASM1917538v2, whole genome shotgun sequence DNA encodes the following proteins:
- the LOC132609537 gene encoding uncharacterized protein LOC132609537 → MVAVCPTSGLLLILEKDMQDERNLWSRICAEWVFESSREIHYRKWVQMVNGREGNMAMGQLGISPDDKCAMCGDHEETVQHIFFECNFSKKCLKATLEWIGTGVQHIDIQGIWKRVARSIQGRRCRGIATATLATLVYWIWKAQNKAVWDLKVPTIEGWMRQLKQECKMRKSWLMGKKMSQKERSWIDRLLT, encoded by the exons ATGGTGGCAGTATGCCCCACCAGTGGACTGCTGCTCATACTGGAAAAAGATATGCAAGATGAGAGAAATTTATGGTCCAGGATTTGTGCAGAATGGGTGTTTGAAAGCTCTAGGGAAATACACTATAGGAAGTGGGTACAAATGGTGAATGGGAGAGAGGGAAACATGGCAATGGGGCAG CTTGGCATTAGCCCGGATGATAAATGTGCTATGTGTGGAGACCATGAGGAGACCGTCCAACACATATTTTTTGAGTGCAACTTCTCCAAGAAATGTCTTAAAGCAACTCTTGAGTGGATAGGTACAGGGGTGCAACATATAGATATACAAGGGATATGGAAAAGGGTGGCACGAAGCATACAAGGAAGAAGGTGTAGGGGGATAGCTACAGCCACACTAGCAACACTGGTATATTGGATATGGAAAGCACAAAACAAAGCAGTCTGGGACCTGAAAGTGCCAACAATTGAAGGATGGATGCGACAACTcaaacaagaatgcaaaatgaggAAAAGCTGGCTGATGGGAAAAAAGATGAGTCAAAAAGAGAGGAGTTGGATAGATAGACTACTTACCTAA